In the genome of Cyclopterus lumpus isolate fCycLum1 chromosome 19, fCycLum1.pri, whole genome shotgun sequence, one region contains:
- the epas1a gene encoding endothelial PAS domain-containing protein 1: MTADKEKRRAISREAARRRRQVESEVFEDLSRLLPLQPSVQAHLDKPSVIRFTLSYIRMHTLLKGETWTKAKAGHKVKCGRVMNGGEERRERDGGREEEEEEEEETEEVEASEETNLYLRILEGFLIVLSTEGDMIYLSDNVNKYMGLTQNELMGHNIFEFTHPCDHEEIRNNLHLTAEDVWCGAKRHFVMRIKSALTHRGRSANLKSATWKVLHCQGRAKVCVGPASVSCLLLTCQPLPLSHTLLSAHTFTSQHSMDMRFTYCDQRMTLLLGFSTEELLGRSIYDLCHTMDINHLTKNHLNLCFKSQSVSGQYRMLVRSGGYVWVETHSAVIPGSQPSKSRPGAHQPLCILCVTYVLSGVEEPSLQLSVDQIVHI, encoded by the exons ATGACAGCCGACAAGGAGAAGAGAAG GGCGATTAGCCGCGAGGCCGCCAGACGGAGGCGACAGGTGGAGTCTGAGGTGTTTGAAGATTTGTCTCGCCTCCTGCCGCTCCAACCGTCTGTCCAAGCTCACCTGGACAAGCCCTCCGTGATTCGCTTCACCCTCAGCTACATACGCATGCACACGCTGCTCAAAG GGGAGACTTGGACAAAAGCAAAGGCTGGTCACAAAGTAAAATGCGGGCGAGTGATGAACGGTGGAGAGGAACGTCGCGAGCGTGACGGAggacgtgaggaagaggaggaggaggaggaagaaacagaGGAAGTCGAGGCCTCGGAGGAGACAAACCTGTACCTGAGGATCCTGGAGGGATTTCTGATTGTGTTGTCCACTGAGGGAGACATGATCTACCTGTCTGACAACGTCAACAAGTACATGGGCTtgacacag AATGAGCTGATGGGACACAATATTTTCGAGTTTACTCACCCTTGTGACCATGAAGAAATCAGAAATAATCTACATCtaacagcag aggacGTTTGGTGCGGTGCAAAGAGACACTTTGTCATGAGGATCAAAAGCGCTctgacacacagaggaagaagcGCCAACCTCAAGTCAGCTACGTGGAAG GTTCTCCACTGTCAGGGCCGGGCGAAGGTGTGTGTCGGCCCGGCCTCAGTTTCCTGTCTGCTGCTCACCTGCCAGCCTCtgcccctctcacacacactcctcagtGCACACACCTTCACCAGCCAGCACAGCATGGACATGAGGTTCACGTACTGTGACCAGAG AATGACTCTGCTTTTAGGTTTCAGTACCGAGGAGCTGCTGGGCCGTTCCATCTATGATCTTTGTCACACAATGGACATAAACCATTTGACCAAAAATCATCTCAACT tgtgTTTTAAGAGTCAGTCGGTCAGCGGTCAGTACCGGATGCTGGTGAGAAGTGGAGGTTACGTTTGGGTGGAGACTCACAGCGCCGTCATCCCCGGCAGCCAACCGTCCAAGTCAAGGCCAGGCGCCCACCAGCCGCTCTGCATCCTCTGCGTGACctatgtcctcag TGGTGTGGAGGAGCCGTCCTTGCAGCTCTCTGTGGACCAGATTGTGCACATTTGA